The Oscillospiraceae bacterium genome has a segment encoding these proteins:
- a CDS encoding sigma-70 family RNA polymerase sigma factor, which translates to MFARIMDWLRRLFRRECHYINGPETLPPPLTREEEETVMNELRAGDNTHRELLVVRNLRLVVYIAKKFDSCQTATEDLVSIGTIGLMKAVRTFDPNKNIKLATYASRCIENEILMHLRKVSNMKTEMSFDEPLSVDWDGNELTLSDVLGTEPDAVSELLEDDDEKRLLRGIVRRLPEKERQLMVQRFGLFGARVHTQKQLADQMGISQSYISRLEKRILSKIRKEMLRECAKS; encoded by the coding sequence ATGTTTGCAAGAATTATGGACTGGTTGCGGCGACTGTTTCGCCGAGAGTGCCATTATATCAATGGGCCGGAGACTCTGCCGCCTCCCTTGACCCGTGAGGAAGAAGAAACGGTGATGAATGAACTGCGGGCTGGGGACAACACCCATCGGGAGCTTTTGGTGGTGCGCAATCTGCGGCTGGTGGTGTACATTGCCAAGAAGTTTGACAGCTGCCAAACCGCCACGGAGGATTTGGTGAGTATCGGCACCATTGGGCTGATGAAAGCGGTGCGCACCTTTGATCCCAATAAAAATATTAAACTGGCCACTTACGCCTCTCGCTGCATTGAAAATGAAATCCTCATGCACCTACGCAAGGTGTCCAATATGAAAACGGAAATGAGCTTTGATGAACCCCTTTCTGTGGACTGGGACGGGAATGAATTGACCCTAAGCGATGTGCTGGGTACAGAGCCGGATGCTGTGTCGGAGCTGCTGGAGGACGACGACGAAAAGCGGCTGCTGCGGGGGATCGTTCGGCGCTTGCCGGAGAAAGAGCGGCAGCTGATGGTGCAGCGATTCGGTTTGTTTGGCGCCCGGGTACATACGCAAAAGCAGTTGGCGGATCAAATGGGCATTTCTCAGTCTTATATTTCTCGGCTGGAAAAGCGCATTTTATCAAAGATCCGCAAGGAAATGCTGCGGGAATGTGCCAAATCTTAG
- a CDS encoding fumarate hydratase, giving the protein MREIKAEVVTAAVRQLCITANKVLPEDLVQCIGCARRTEPNSTAKSILGDLENNLAAAKELDLPICQDTGMAVVFAEIGQDVHIDGDFEAAVHAGVSAGYTDGLLRKSVVRDPFFDRVNTGDNTPAVIHTRLVPGDRVRLTVAPKGFGSENMSDLRMFTPAATRQDLVDYIVGVVQKAGSNPCPPVVIGVGIGGDFEKCALLAKEALCRPLSRRNPNPDYAALEQELLEKINALDIGPQGFGGQTTALGVNIETYATHIAGLPVAVNVGCHVTRHATKEL; this is encoded by the coding sequence ATGAGAGAGATCAAAGCAGAAGTGGTCACCGCGGCGGTGCGGCAGCTGTGCATCACGGCCAATAAAGTGCTGCCGGAGGATCTGGTACAGTGTATCGGTTGTGCCCGCCGGACGGAGCCGAATTCCACGGCCAAGAGCATTCTCGGTGATTTAGAGAACAATTTGGCAGCAGCCAAAGAACTGGATCTGCCCATTTGTCAGGACACCGGTATGGCTGTTGTGTTTGCAGAAATTGGGCAGGATGTGCATATTGACGGCGACTTTGAGGCGGCGGTGCACGCCGGCGTATCTGCCGGCTATACGGACGGCCTGCTGCGCAAGAGCGTCGTGCGAGACCCGTTCTTTGACCGGGTAAATACCGGCGACAATACGCCTGCCGTGATCCACACCCGCCTGGTGCCAGGGGATCGGGTACGGCTGACAGTAGCACCTAAGGGCTTTGGCAGTGAGAATATGAGCGATTTGCGTATGTTTACCCCTGCCGCCACACGGCAGGACCTGGTGGATTACATTGTGGGCGTTGTGCAAAAGGCCGGCTCCAATCCCTGCCCGCCGGTGGTGATCGGCGTTGGAATCGGCGGCGATTTTGAAAAGTGCGCCCTGCTGGCGAAGGAGGCGCTGTGTCGCCCACTGTCCCGTCGCAATCCAAACCCGGACTATGCGGCGCTGGAGCAGGAGCTGCTGGAGAAGATCAACGCACTGGACATCGGGCCTCAGGGATTTGGCGGCCAAACCACAGCGCTGGGTGTAAATATTGAGACTTACGCCACCCACATTGCCGGGCTGCCGGTGGCGGTGAATGTAGGCTGCCATGTGACCCGGCACGCAACAAAGGAACTTTAA
- a CDS encoding septum formation initiator family protein, whose translation MIQNLKNSMKRSKYLRLLLVVPMVVLFLYCSVTLVNQSADISRMQKQKQTLTAQLASVQQENARLEEVVGADNKDDYIEQKAREKGYVKGDEIVFYDISGTE comes from the coding sequence ATGATTCAAAATTTGAAGAACTCCATGAAGCGGAGTAAGTACCTGCGCCTGCTTTTGGTGGTGCCTATGGTGGTGCTGTTTCTCTATTGCAGTGTGACTCTGGTGAATCAGTCTGCGGACATTAGCCGCATGCAAAAGCAAAAGCAGACCCTGACTGCCCAACTGGCTTCCGTCCAGCAGGAAAATGCCCGACTGGAAGAAGTGGTAGGCGCCGACAATAAGGATGACTACATCGAGCAAAAAGCCCGGGAGAAGGGCTATGTAAAAGGCGACGAGATCGTGTTTTACGATATTTCCGGCACGGAATAA
- a CDS encoding sigma-E processing peptidase SpoIIGA, whose translation MQVVYVDVLLVVNFFMTLLLLLLTAALTKQPRRIVRLCIAAMLGAAYSLILLAPKLPTWVVVLSKIAVALVLVLAAFGFGSVKKYLRCLLCFLAANFVLLGFIVGVWLLFRPRRIVVKNSAVYFDLPARTLLLLALAAYVLALLILRLYEKHAGRRALLELTVDTGARQVRCFALADSGNRLREPFSGAPVIVARRSLFPDTETPRVIPYQTVGGEGMLTAFRPHRVTVHSGKRRGTVGEVYVALSEHIQNEDYQAVVDPKIFSWE comes from the coding sequence GTGCAAGTGGTGTATGTGGATGTGTTGCTGGTGGTCAATTTCTTTATGACCCTTCTACTGTTGCTGCTGACGGCAGCGCTGACCAAGCAGCCTCGGCGGATCGTTCGATTGTGCATAGCCGCGATGCTGGGGGCGGCGTATAGCCTGATCTTGTTGGCGCCGAAGCTGCCCACCTGGGTAGTGGTGCTCTCTAAAATCGCCGTTGCGCTGGTACTTGTACTGGCAGCCTTTGGCTTTGGTTCCGTTAAGAAGTACCTGCGGTGCCTTCTGTGCTTCCTTGCTGCCAATTTTGTCCTGTTGGGCTTCATTGTAGGAGTGTGGTTGCTGTTTCGTCCGCGGCGTATTGTGGTGAAGAACAGCGCCGTCTATTTTGATCTGCCCGCCCGCACGCTGTTGTTGCTGGCTCTGGCGGCGTATGTGCTGGCGCTGCTGATCCTGCGGCTGTATGAGAAGCACGCCGGGCGCCGTGCGCTCTTGGAGCTGACCGTAGATACCGGGGCGCGCCAAGTGCGTTGCTTTGCTCTGGCAGACAGCGGCAACCGACTGCGTGAGCCATTCTCCGGCGCACCGGTGATCGTGGCTCGTCGCAGTTTGTTCCCGGATACGGAAACGCCTCGGGTGATCCCGTACCAAACGGTGGGTGGAGAGGGTATGCTTACTGCTTTTCGTCCCCATCGGGTAACGGTACATAGCGGCAAGCGGCGTGGCACAGTGGGGGAGGTGTATGTGGCACTGAGCGAGCATATTCAAAATGAGGACTACCAAGCGGTGGTCGATCCGAAAATTTTTTCCTGGGAGTGA
- a CDS encoding glycosyl hydrolase-related protein, whose product MAHIKVERRSMRPEEWTDLRFCWLKHYIYSEKWEIQNLMIRDARQVAEMEFQFYPGEPRPLKRGDMYFTPDGTAFMTADVQVPKHLQGQELWFSLKTAAEICVKVNGRYVGGVDPNRERMLLSPYADTRETLHFEMMGYNRSKPDDERNPESLSVRGCRQIFEGAYLCTVDHAVQNLVYDFELLLDIAGSDLFNEDYRSFLNRELNNAMNCLDFTDDGVTGVAACQAYLNDVVFANDTYKGAGDVALIAHSHLDIAYYWRRIHAVQKNLRTVLIQLRLMDRYPDFKYTHTQPYVYETLEKYYPDVFAELQEKVARGQFEPVGAMYVEPDCNIPAAESLIRQCLYGQQTYQRMFGKRVNNAWLPDVFGNSWILPQILKKCGVDYFVSNKMSTWNDTNRFPHNNFIWRGIDGSSVLACVPPTHFITWNAPSQIQANWEAYIDKDTGGQTMNMFGYGDGGSGCTEEMIELMHRFSKVSVLPKCTHMGGAEFLEKNLKDNENLETWDGELYLEMHRGTFTTKSDLKRANRRLENKFRLAEMLTVLRGENRTPEITALYKKLLINQFHDILPGSHIHPVFQDAMADYREIETALDAIIGTGNRYFNPLNFTYDALTFVENKRGTATRMGKRGNWLLPNLAPLGSGTLRKTAYRGDWLQVDGNRVETPFYTVRLNEDGSVASLYDKKMQREWADGAFNKLTLYEDKPGNYDAWDILPNYRDKQVPLTVAQPLTLIEQDSESVTFKTVLQTDQSTWTQYLRLFRRDGAIEVENQVDWQEKHVLAKVLFDCNVLARQALCDTSAGYIARDTHRNTTWQQARFECCHHKWCDLSETDGGVAILNDGKYGVGFLENQISLSLLRAPIRPDVTADMGHHSFCYRIVPHAGDPVLAGINRRALQFNQPPIKSDVAYNGTDFAPLYLQAMKFSEDGKRIVVRLSEQDGRRGTLRLPRKVQVLNMLEDVERETDSVDYTPFEILTLGWSVE is encoded by the coding sequence ATGGCACATATTAAAGTGGAACGGCGCTCTATGCGCCCGGAGGAGTGGACGGACCTGCGCTTCTGTTGGCTGAAACACTATATTTACAGCGAAAAGTGGGAGATCCAAAACCTGATGATTCGGGACGCCCGCCAGGTGGCGGAAATGGAATTCCAGTTCTATCCCGGTGAGCCACGGCCCTTAAAGCGGGGGGATATGTATTTCACCCCGGACGGTACCGCCTTTATGACGGCGGATGTGCAGGTGCCAAAGCACTTGCAGGGGCAGGAACTTTGGTTCTCTCTGAAAACAGCGGCAGAAATTTGCGTGAAGGTCAACGGCCGCTATGTTGGCGGCGTGGATCCTAACCGGGAGCGTATGCTGCTGTCGCCCTATGCGGATACCAGAGAGACCCTGCATTTTGAGATGATGGGCTATAACCGCTCCAAGCCGGATGATGAGCGTAACCCGGAGAGCCTGTCTGTTCGCGGTTGTCGCCAAATCTTTGAGGGCGCGTATCTGTGCACTGTGGATCACGCCGTGCAGAATTTGGTCTATGACTTTGAGCTGCTGCTGGATATTGCCGGCAGTGACCTGTTTAATGAAGATTACCGTTCGTTCCTGAACCGGGAGCTGAACAATGCCATGAACTGCCTGGACTTTACCGATGATGGTGTGACCGGTGTGGCAGCGTGCCAGGCGTATCTTAACGATGTGGTCTTTGCTAACGATACTTACAAAGGCGCCGGGGATGTGGCGCTGATCGCCCACAGTCACCTGGATATTGCCTACTACTGGCGGCGGATTCATGCGGTGCAGAAGAACTTGCGCACGGTGCTCATCCAGCTGCGGCTGATGGACCGCTACCCGGACTTTAAGTACACCCACACTCAGCCCTATGTGTATGAAACACTGGAGAAGTATTACCCGGATGTGTTTGCCGAATTGCAGGAGAAGGTGGCCCGGGGGCAATTCGAGCCGGTGGGGGCTATGTATGTGGAGCCGGACTGCAATATCCCAGCGGCAGAGAGTCTCATTCGTCAGTGTCTTTACGGCCAGCAGACCTATCAGCGTATGTTTGGCAAGCGAGTGAATAATGCTTGGCTGCCGGATGTGTTCGGCAATAGCTGGATTCTGCCGCAGATTTTGAAAAAATGCGGTGTGGACTACTTTGTCAGCAACAAAATGTCCACCTGGAATGATACCAATCGCTTCCCCCACAACAACTTTATTTGGCGGGGCATTGACGGCAGCAGCGTACTGGCTTGCGTGCCGCCCACCCACTTTATCACCTGGAACGCACCCTCCCAAATTCAGGCCAACTGGGAGGCGTATATTGATAAGGACACCGGCGGCCAGACGATGAATATGTTTGGCTACGGTGACGGCGGCTCCGGCTGCACGGAAGAGATGATCGAACTGATGCATCGGTTCTCCAAGGTGTCCGTACTGCCCAAGTGCACCCACATGGGCGGCGCCGAATTCCTGGAAAAGAATTTGAAGGACAACGAGAACTTGGAAACCTGGGACGGCGAGCTGTACCTGGAAATGCACCGGGGCACCTTTACCACCAAGAGCGACTTAAAGCGCGCCAATCGGCGGCTGGAAAATAAGTTCCGCTTGGCGGAAATGCTCACTGTGCTGCGTGGCGAGAATCGCACACCGGAGATCACGGCACTTTATAAGAAGCTGCTGATCAACCAATTTCATGATATTTTGCCCGGCTCCCATATTCACCCGGTGTTTCAGGACGCCATGGCGGATTATCGAGAGATTGAGACGGCGTTGGATGCCATAATCGGCACCGGAAACCGCTATTTTAACCCGCTGAACTTTACTTATGATGCCCTAACTTTTGTGGAAAACAAACGGGGTACCGCCACCCGTATGGGCAAGCGAGGCAACTGGCTGTTGCCCAATTTGGCACCCCTGGGCAGCGGCACCCTACGCAAGACCGCCTATCGCGGCGACTGGCTGCAAGTGGACGGTAATCGGGTGGAGACGCCTTTCTATACCGTTCGTCTGAATGAGGACGGCTCCGTTGCAAGCCTGTATGACAAGAAAATGCAGCGTGAGTGGGCAGACGGCGCCTTTAATAAACTGACTCTTTATGAGGATAAACCCGGCAACTATGACGCATGGGACATTCTGCCGAATTACAGAGACAAGCAAGTGCCCCTGACCGTGGCGCAGCCGCTGACTTTGATCGAGCAGGACAGCGAGAGCGTCACATTTAAGACCGTGCTGCAAACAGATCAATCCACCTGGACCCAGTACCTGCGGCTGTTCCGCAGAGACGGCGCCATTGAGGTGGAAAATCAGGTGGACTGGCAGGAGAAACATGTGTTGGCCAAAGTGCTGTTTGACTGCAATGTGCTGGCACGGCAGGCGCTGTGCGATACCTCCGCCGGTTATATTGCCAGGGACACCCACCGCAATACCACTTGGCAGCAGGCTCGCTTTGAGTGCTGCCACCACAAGTGGTGCGATCTCAGCGAGACGGACGGCGGCGTCGCCATTCTGAACGACGGGAAGTACGGCGTAGGCTTTTTGGAAAATCAGATCAGTCTGTCTCTGCTGCGCGCTCCCATTCGTCCGGATGTAACGGCGGATATGGGTCACCACAGCTTTTGCTACCGCATTGTGCCCCATGCCGGCGATCCGGTACTGGCGGGGATTAACCGCCGCGCGCTGCAATTCAACCAGCCGCCCATCAAGAGCGACGTGGCCTACAACGGCACGGACTTTGCGCCGCTTTATTTACAGGCCATGAAGTTTTCTGAGGATGGGAAGCGCATTGTGGTGCGCTTGAGCGAGCAGGACGGCCGCCGTGGCACCCTGCGCCTGCCCCGCAAGGTACAGGTGCTGAATATGCTGGAAGATGTGGAGCGGGAGACGGATTCCGTTGACTACACGCCCTTTGAAATTCTGACCCTGGGGTGGTCGGTAGAATGA
- a CDS encoding NifU family protein translates to MTAKKEAVQAYIDRVLAPKIQGDGGWVEFISLEGDRLTLRFRGECSKCLILHRCVAWIEEQLKADLHLQLTVEPVRKKPYFQDR, encoded by the coding sequence ATGACAGCGAAGAAAGAGGCCGTACAGGCGTATATAGACCGGGTGCTGGCGCCAAAGATTCAAGGCGACGGCGGCTGGGTAGAATTTATATCTTTAGAGGGTGACCGTTTGACCCTGCGCTTTCGGGGCGAGTGCTCCAAGTGCCTGATCCTTCACCGGTGCGTGGCATGGATTGAAGAGCAGCTGAAGGCGGATCTGCATTTGCAGCTGACGGTGGAGCCGGTGCGGAAGAAACCCTATTTTCAGGATCGTTAA
- a CDS encoding putative ABC transporter permease, translating into MTDFFFYLFRFLFGGAAYCTIELVYRGRTHYSMFFAGGIILAAFYCLERTQPDLRLALKCLMGAGIITGIELVFGLVFNRALGMGVWDYSRVPLNLWGQICLPFTLIWLGFSFLLFRFVIPNDPLI; encoded by the coding sequence ATGACTGATTTTTTCTTTTATCTTTTTCGCTTTCTGTTCGGCGGCGCCGCCTACTGTACCATAGAGTTGGTATACCGGGGCCGCACACATTACTCCATGTTCTTTGCCGGTGGGATCATCTTAGCAGCCTTTTACTGCCTGGAGCGCACGCAACCGGATTTGCGGCTGGCGCTCAAGTGCCTAATGGGTGCCGGGATCATCACCGGGATAGAACTGGTATTTGGCCTGGTATTTAACCGGGCGCTGGGTATGGGCGTTTGGGATTACAGCCGGGTGCCGCTGAATTTATGGGGCCAAATCTGCCTGCCCTTTACGCTGATTTGGCTGGGCTTTAGTTTTTTACTGTTCCGTTTTGTCATTCCAAACGATCCGCTGATTTGA
- a CDS encoding DUF378 domain-containing protein, with translation MRVLNNIALILAIIGGINWGSIGLFKFDIVAWICGGQDAIFARIIYAIVGLAAVWCISLLFGKGKITEE, from the coding sequence ATGCGTGTACTCAACAATATTGCACTGATCCTAGCCATTATCGGTGGGATCAACTGGGGCAGCATCGGGCTATTCAAATTTGACATTGTGGCGTGGATCTGCGGCGGGCAAGACGCAATCTTTGCTCGAATTATCTATGCCATTGTGGGTCTTGCTGCCGTGTGGTGTATCAGCTTGCTGTTTGGCAAGGGCAAGATCACAGAAGAATAA
- a CDS encoding class I SAM-dependent RNA methyltransferase — MELQMTAPCLLGLEGLVAEELRQMDAREVTAENGRVFFNGDQAMLARANINSRFAERILIVLDRFTAVTFEELFQTVRRLPWSEFIGSTDTFPVKGYSISSTLHSVPDCQKIIKKAVVESLKEDYHISWFDETGSVHQIQFSILKDQVTIMLDTTGTGLHKRGYRPESNAAPIRETLAAALCSLSRLRHYHTLYDPFCGSGTILIEGAMLAANVAPGINRNFACDRWGFVPEAAWKQERARAHESIKTDIDFRAFGSDLDPHAIELTAINAKRARVGQYLHLDTADIADFNPQTERGTLVTNPPYGERMLDIREAERLYRIMGEKFSPRKGWSYGVISPDEQFEKCFGRKADKRRKLYNGMIKCQFYMYFK, encoded by the coding sequence ATGGAATTACAAATGACTGCCCCCTGTCTACTGGGCCTGGAGGGCTTGGTGGCAGAGGAATTAAGACAAATGGACGCCCGGGAGGTGACCGCCGAAAACGGCCGGGTGTTCTTTAATGGCGACCAGGCCATGCTGGCCCGTGCCAATATCAACAGCCGCTTTGCGGAGCGGATCCTGATTGTGCTGGATCGCTTTACGGCGGTGACTTTTGAGGAACTGTTCCAGACGGTACGGCGATTGCCCTGGAGCGAGTTTATCGGCAGTACAGACACATTTCCTGTGAAAGGGTACTCTATTTCCTCTACCCTGCACAGTGTGCCGGATTGCCAAAAAATCATCAAAAAAGCTGTGGTAGAGAGCCTAAAAGAGGACTACCACATCAGCTGGTTTGACGAGACCGGCTCGGTGCACCAAATTCAGTTCTCCATACTGAAAGACCAGGTGACCATTATGCTGGACACCACCGGCACCGGCCTGCACAAGCGGGGCTACCGGCCGGAGAGCAATGCCGCTCCCATTCGGGAGACTTTGGCGGCGGCGTTGTGCAGCCTGTCCCGCCTGCGGCATTACCACACTTTGTATGATCCTTTTTGCGGCAGCGGCACGATTCTTATTGAAGGTGCCATGCTGGCAGCCAATGTGGCGCCGGGGATCAACCGTAATTTTGCCTGCGATCGCTGGGGCTTCGTGCCGGAGGCGGCCTGGAAGCAGGAGCGCGCCCGTGCCCATGAGAGCATTAAGACAGACATTGATTTCCGGGCGTTCGGGTCCGATTTGGACCCTCACGCCATTGAACTGACCGCCATCAATGCCAAGCGGGCCAGGGTGGGGCAGTACCTGCACCTGGACACGGCGGATATTGCCGATTTTAACCCCCAAACGGAGCGGGGCACCTTGGTGACCAACCCGCCCTATGGCGAGCGTATGCTGGATATTCGAGAGGCGGAACGGCTCTATCGCATAATGGGCGAGAAATTCAGTCCTCGCAAGGGCTGGAGCTACGGCGTCATTTCGCCGGATGAACAGTTTGAAAAGTGCTTTGGCCGCAAGGCGGATAAACGGCGCAAGCTGTATAACGGTATGATTAAATGCCAATTTTATATGTACTTTAAGTAA
- a CDS encoding phospho-sugar mutase, with protein MNYKEIYRQWLTFADPDTKAELESLTDEKEIEDRFYKDLAFGTGGLRGIMGAGSNRMNRYTVGKATLGLANYLKSTGKADLKVAIAYDSRNNSADFAKTAAGIFANCGLQVYLYDRLVPVPVLSFTTRYLHCDAGVMITASHNPKEYNGYKVYDAKGCQLCTADAAAALDYINAVDDYNAIPFCSDHANIHPVGDRELDAFIAAVEQQSLYTQPSDLKIVYTPLHGTGNVPVRRVLRNMHVSVVKSQELPDGNFSTVRSPNPEEKDALTLAIAQAKAEGADLVLGTDPDCDRVGIAVRDGDDYVLFTGNQTGALLVQFVLTMKKALLNEKSTLVKTIVTSDLGANIGRSFGLQIEETLTGFKYIGDKINTYEQTGDKEFVIGYEESYGYLVGTHARDKDAVVSAMLICQMAAWYKNQGKTLVDALHAVYEKYGYYLDALDSFVLKGKDGAEKIGALMQTFRAGGDQMFAGVEQVQDFAKGIGDLPKENVLKFLFTDGSWLAVRPSGTEPKIKVYYSIVDPDKAAAHSRLAALQAQIKEMIGE; from the coding sequence ATGAATTACAAAGAGATATACCGGCAGTGGCTTACCTTTGCCGACCCGGACACCAAGGCGGAATTGGAAAGCCTGACAGACGAAAAAGAGATCGAGGATCGGTTCTATAAGGACCTGGCCTTTGGCACCGGCGGCCTGCGGGGCATTATGGGTGCCGGGTCTAACCGGATGAACCGCTACACCGTAGGTAAGGCCACCCTGGGCCTTGCCAATTATTTGAAATCCACCGGCAAGGCGGACTTGAAAGTGGCTATCGCTTACGACTCCCGCAACAACTCGGCAGATTTTGCCAAGACGGCGGCGGGCATTTTTGCAAACTGCGGTTTGCAGGTGTATCTGTACGACCGGCTGGTGCCGGTGCCGGTGCTGTCTTTTACCACCCGGTATTTGCACTGTGACGCAGGGGTGATGATCACCGCCTCCCACAATCCCAAGGAATATAACGGCTACAAGGTGTATGACGCCAAGGGCTGCCAGCTGTGCACCGCAGACGCGGCGGCAGCACTGGATTACATTAACGCAGTAGACGATTACAATGCCATTCCTTTTTGCAGCGACCATGCAAATATCCATCCGGTAGGGGACAGGGAACTGGACGCCTTTATCGCTGCTGTGGAGCAACAGAGCCTATATACGCAGCCGTCGGATTTGAAGATCGTTTATACCCCGCTCCACGGCACCGGCAATGTGCCTGTGCGACGGGTGCTGCGGAATATGCATGTATCTGTGGTCAAGTCCCAGGAACTGCCGGACGGCAATTTTTCTACCGTGCGCAGTCCCAACCCGGAGGAAAAGGACGCCCTGACTTTGGCTATCGCGCAAGCAAAGGCAGAGGGAGCAGATTTGGTGCTGGGCACTGACCCGGACTGTGACCGTGTGGGCATTGCGGTGCGTGACGGCGACGATTATGTGCTGTTTACCGGCAACCAAACCGGCGCACTGCTGGTGCAGTTTGTACTGACCATGAAGAAAGCGCTGTTAAACGAAAAATCTACGCTGGTCAAGACCATTGTGACCAGTGATCTGGGCGCTAATATCGGTCGCAGTTTTGGTTTGCAGATTGAGGAGACCCTCACCGGGTTTAAGTATATCGGCGACAAAATCAATACTTACGAGCAGACCGGGGACAAGGAATTTGTCATCGGCTATGAAGAGAGTTACGGCTACCTGGTGGGTACCCACGCCCGGGATAAGGACGCGGTGGTGTCCGCTATGCTCATTTGCCAAATGGCCGCCTGGTATAAAAATCAGGGCAAGACTTTGGTGGACGCGCTGCATGCTGTTTATGAGAAATACGGCTACTATTTGGACGCGTTGGACAGCTTTGTGCTGAAGGGCAAGGACGGCGCCGAAAAGATCGGGGCGCTGATGCAGACTTTCCGCGCCGGCGGGGATCAAATGTTTGCCGGTGTGGAGCAGGTACAGGATTTTGCCAAGGGGATCGGTGATCTGCCTAAGGAAAATGTGCTGAAATTCCTGTTTACCGACGGCTCCTGGCTGGCGGTTCGCCCCTCCGGCACGGAGCCGAAGATCAAGGTGTACTACTCCATTGTGGATCCGGATAAAGCAGCCGCCCACAGCCGCCTGGCCGCCTTGCAGGCGCAGATCAAAGAGATGATCGGAGAATGA
- a CDS encoding HD domain-containing protein: MQLDREARQLLDLLEQAGYRAYAVGGCVRDACMGRAYADIDLCTSALPRQTEAVLAAAGIRYIETGLQHGTVTAVLNGKTYEITTFRTDGSYTDSRHPDGVTFVPEVETDLARRDFTVNAMAYHPVRGLVDPFGGQADMKAKCLRCVGEPRLRFTEDALRILRALRFAAVLGFTLEEETAKAAFELKERLHLVSVERIYVELKKLLLGDWAFDVLVEYKEIIGVVVPELVPAFDCPQQNPWHVYDVFTHIARSVEAAPKDADLRLVMLFHDTGKPACKTTDEEGIDHFYGHPTVSEQLAKAALERLKASRASMQRILPLIRYHDGHILTDEKSIKRWLNRLGQAGTLDLIDVKTADLAAQNLARTQPEIEELYRTKALLRQILERGDAFALRDLAIGGKELLALGYHGKAIGGALDALLSGVIAGEAENDRAALLQYLAALNLPKSE; encoded by the coding sequence TTGCAACTGGATAGAGAAGCCCGGCAGCTTTTAGATCTGCTGGAACAGGCAGGCTACCGCGCCTATGCGGTGGGCGGCTGCGTGCGGGACGCCTGTATGGGTCGGGCGTATGCGGATATTGATCTGTGCACCTCTGCACTGCCCCGGCAGACGGAGGCGGTGCTGGCAGCGGCCGGCATACGGTATATTGAGACCGGCTTACAGCACGGCACGGTCACCGCGGTCCTAAATGGCAAGACTTATGAGATCACCACCTTTCGTACCGACGGCAGCTATACGGACAGCCGCCATCCGGACGGGGTGACCTTTGTGCCGGAGGTGGAGACGGATCTGGCGCGCCGGGATTTTACCGTCAACGCCATGGCTTACCACCCGGTGAGAGGATTGGTAGATCCCTTTGGCGGCCAGGCGGATATGAAAGCGAAGTGCTTGCGGTGCGTGGGAGAGCCGCGCCTGCGGTTTACCGAGGACGCTCTGCGTATTCTCCGCGCCCTGCGCTTTGCTGCCGTTTTGGGCTTCACCTTGGAGGAAGAAACGGCAAAGGCTGCTTTTGAACTGAAAGAGCGACTCCACCTGGTGTCCGTCGAGCGGATCTATGTGGAGCTGAAAAAGTTGCTGCTTGGCGACTGGGCCTTTGATGTGCTGGTAGAATACAAAGAGATTATCGGTGTGGTGGTGCCGGAGTTGGTACCCGCTTTTGATTGCCCCCAGCAAAATCCATGGCATGTATACGATGTGTTTACCCACATTGCCAGGTCTGTGGAGGCGGCGCCTAAGGACGCGGACTTGCGGTTGGTCATGCTCTTTCACGACACCGGCAAACCGGCGTGCAAAACTACGGACGAAGAAGGCATTGACCACTTTTACGGTCATCCGACTGTCAGCGAACAGCTGGCAAAAGCGGCGCTGGAACGGTTGAAAGCAAGTCGAGCCAGTATGCAGCGTATTTTGCCTCTAATCCGTTACCACGACGGCCATATTTTAACGGACGAAAAGAGTATCAAGCGTTGGCTGAACCGGCTTGGCCAGGCGGGCACGCTGGATTTGATTGATGTTAAGACGGCGGACCTGGCGGCACAGAATTTGGCCCGTACCCAGCCGGAGATTGAGGAACTGTACCGGACTAAAGCGCTGCTGCGGCAGATCTTGGAACGGGGCGACGCCTTCGCTCTCCGGGATCTAGCCATCGGCGGCAAGGAATTACTGGCGCTGGGGTACCATGGCAAGGCCATCGGCGGAGCGCTGGATGCGCTGCTTTCCGGGGTAATTGCCGGAGAAGCAGAGAATGACCGGGCGGCACTGCTACAATATTTGGCGGCGCTGAACTTGCCCAAATCAGAATAA